In a single window of the Bacteroidales bacterium genome:
- a CDS encoding OmpA family protein — translation MNNFINIKIIVTILSFCMLWQQNGFSQAENLVLNPSFEDYDKCPENYTYTDKSHKLIPHWTYPTLTTPDYFNKCSSGVVKIPSNFAGVSQPKSGDAYMGSILSGSEKNYREYFQGELETPLEKDKKYCVTFYYKLASYSKFAVDQLSLYFCEEKISNEGKTHLSVKPQINNIEGLFLDNTKEWKQLCRVYTAKGNEKFFTVGNFKNYDNTNYVVTDKSIVNKKDKAYAYYYFDEFVIRELIDCDICPCLQHGLETVIIDSGYTGGVDPVTGEIDKIINDGKITIGISGGTPPYNIEWSNNTSGTKLTNLPAGTYTYKVTDKNNCISSGTIVFTEPVIPEDPFTESLKNIEEGATIVLENIFFETGKTSLLPISYTELDRVYNFMQMFEIKEIEISGHTDSEGPEEFNQKLSEGRAKAVVDYLVEKGIEDVRLSYIGYGENKPIDTNNTDIGRAQNRRVEFKLKKK, via the coding sequence ATGAATAATTTTATCAATATTAAAATAATTGTAACTATTCTTTCATTTTGTATGTTATGGCAGCAAAATGGATTCTCACAGGCTGAAAATCTTGTCTTAAATCCAAGTTTTGAAGATTATGATAAATGCCCTGAAAATTACACATATACTGATAAATCGCATAAGTTGATTCCACACTGGACATACCCGACTTTAACTACACCCGATTATTTTAACAAGTGTAGTAGTGGTGTTGTAAAAATTCCATCAAATTTTGCAGGAGTATCTCAACCAAAATCAGGTGATGCATATATGGGTTCAATACTAAGCGGCTCAGAAAAAAATTACAGGGAATATTTTCAGGGAGAATTAGAAACGCCACTTGAAAAAGATAAAAAATATTGTGTTACATTTTATTATAAACTTGCATCATATTCAAAATTTGCTGTTGACCAGTTAAGCCTGTATTTTTGTGAAGAAAAAATATCAAACGAAGGCAAAACACACCTGTCAGTAAAACCGCAAATAAATAATATTGAAGGACTATTTCTTGACAATACTAAAGAATGGAAACAATTATGCAGAGTATATACTGCAAAAGGAAATGAAAAGTTTTTTACAGTAGGAAATTTTAAAAACTATGATAATACTAATTATGTAGTAACTGATAAAAGTATTGTTAACAAAAAAGATAAAGCATATGCATATTATTATTTTGATGAATTTGTAATCAGGGAATTAATTGATTGTGATATTTGCCCTTGCTTGCAACATGGACTCGAAACTGTAATTATTGATTCGGGATATACGGGTGGTGTTGACCCAGTTACAGGTGAAATAGACAAAATTATTAATGACGGTAAAATAACCATAGGAATAAGTGGTGGAACTCCGCCATATAATATTGAATGGTCGAATAATACAAGTGGAACAAAATTAACAAATTTACCTGCCGGTACTTATACCTACAAAGTAACCGATAAAAACAATTGTATTTCGTCAGGAACGATAGTTTTTACTGAACCTGTTATTCCTGAAGATCCATTTACTGAAAGTCTCAAAAATATTGAAGAAGGAGCTACTATTGTATTAGAAAATATTTTCTTTGAAACAGGTAAAACTTCATTATTACCAATATCATACACAGAACTTGACAGGGTATATAATTTTATGCAGATGTTTGAAATTAAAGAAATTGAAATTTCAGGACATACTGATAGTGAAGGACCTGAAGAATTTAATCAAAAACTATCGGAGGGCAGGGCAAAGGCTGTTGTT
- the nrfA gene encoding ammonia-forming cytochrome c nitrite reductase gives MKSINEQVKHKPWLGWVLFLCTMVIVFLLGLLASSIMERRAEAVFVYTPQVELSEWEPRNEVWGENYPREFQSYYQTEDTIFKSKYNGNTMIDMLEVDPRLVVLWAGYGFSKDYNQGRGHYYAITDIYNTLRTGGPTGKDDGPMPTTCWTCKGPDVPRIMHDLMDKMGSKEGLAEFYRGKWARWGEEIVNPIGCADCHDPENMNLRISRPTLIEAFERNGKDITKATHQEMRTLVCAQCHVEYYFNKKKFEGSNYLAFPWDKGMTCEDAEAYYDEIGFKDWTHKLSKAPMLKSQHPGYEIYLTGVHADRGVSCADCHMPYKSEGGIKYTDHKIQSPLNNVANSCQVCHREETDKLIANVIERQDKIIENRDKLEELIVRAHVEAKFAWDNGATEKQMQDILMDIRHSQWRWDYAASSHGGSFHSPVETGRIISTGIAIAQEGRIKLARLLAELGFNKEIPYPDISTKAKAHEFIGLDVEKLESEKQEFINTLLPQWLEKAKEREDSWGVKKL, from the coding sequence ATGAAGTCAATTAATGAACAAGTGAAACACAAACCATGGTTAGGCTGGGTATTATTTCTATGTACTATGGTAATAGTATTTCTTTTGGGTTTACTTGCATCTTCAATCATGGAAAGAAGAGCCGAAGCTGTATTTGTTTATACTCCTCAAGTAGAGCTTTCGGAATGGGAACCCAGAAATGAAGTTTGGGGTGAAAATTACCCAAGAGAATTTCAATCATATTACCAAACCGAAGACACTATTTTTAAATCTAAGTATAATGGTAATACTATGATTGATATGCTTGAAGTAGATCCGAGATTGGTTGTATTATGGGCAGGTTACGGATTTTCAAAAGATTATAATCAAGGCAGAGGTCACTATTATGCAATTACGGATATATATAACACTTTAAGAACCGGCGGTCCAACCGGAAAAGATGATGGTCCTATGCCAACCACTTGTTGGACATGTAAAGGTCCTGATGTACCAAGAATTATGCACGATTTAATGGATAAAATGGGTTCAAAAGAAGGTCTGGCAGAATTTTACAGAGGTAAATGGGCAAGATGGGGTGAAGAAATCGTTAATCCAATTGGTTGTGCCGATTGTCATGACCCCGAAAATATGAATCTTCGTATTTCCCGTCCTACTCTTATTGAAGCTTTCGAAAGAAATGGAAAAGATATTACCAAAGCTACTCATCAGGAAATGAGAACATTAGTTTGTGCCCAATGCCACGTAGAATATTATTTTAATAAGAAAAAATTTGAAGGCAGTAACTACCTGGCTTTCCCATGGGATAAAGGTATGACCTGCGAAGATGCCGAAGCTTATTATGATGAAATAGGTTTTAAAGATTGGACACATAAATTAAGTAAAGCTCCTATGCTTAAATCACAACATCCAGGTTATGAAATTTACCTTACTGGTGTTCATGCTGATAGAGGTGTTTCTTGTGCCGATTGTCACATGCCTTATAAAAGCGAAGGTGGTATAAAATATACCGACCACAAAATTCAAAGTCCTCTTAACAATGTAGCTAATTCCTGTCAGGTTTGTCACCGCGAAGAAACTGATAAACTAATAGCTAATGTTATTGAAAGACAAGATAAAATTATTGAAAATAGAGATAAATTAGAAGAATTAATTGTTCGCGCTCATGTTGAAGCAAAATTTGCCTGGGATAATGGTGCAACTGAAAAGCAAATGCAAGACATATTAATGGATATCCGCCATTCTCAATGGCGATGGGATTATGCAGCCTCCAGTCATGGTGGTTCATTCCATTCACCTGTTGAAACCGGACGGATTATTTCAACAGGTATTGCTATAGCTCAGGAAGGTAGAATTAAATTAGCAAGATTATTAGCTGAACTTGGTTTTAATAAAGAAATACCTTATCCTGATATTTCTACAAAAGCAAAAGCTCATGAATTTATCGGTTTAGATGTTGAAAAATTAGAAAGCGAAAAACAAGAGTTCATAAATACTTTACTTCCACAATGGCTGGAAAAAGCTAAAGAAAGAGAAGATTCATGGGGAGTTAAAAAGCTTTAA
- the nrfH gene encoding cytochrome c nitrite reductase small subunit gives MFKKITKGLTPPRNWRIPVIILLGIFTGLGVYSVYLSKAWSYLSDEPKTCVNCHIMAPQYATWNHSSHREGANCNDCHVPHDNVFNKYYFKAKDGLNHATLFTMRAERQVFFIGDDGKEVVKENCIRCHIYLFEQSKLISQTKGKYQVHNTDRKCWECHREVPHGRVSSLSSVPYAKVPVLESPVPEWLKQLIKK, from the coding sequence ATGTTTAAAAAAATCACAAAAGGTTTAACACCGCCAAGGAATTGGAGAATACCTGTAATTATATTACTGGGAATATTCACTGGTTTAGGGGTCTATTCTGTTTATTTGTCAAAAGCATGGTCATATTTGTCAGATGAACCGAAAACTTGTGTAAATTGTCATATTATGGCACCCCAATATGCTACATGGAATCACAGTTCACACAGAGAAGGTGCTAATTGTAACGATTGTCATGTTCCGCATGATAATGTTTTTAATAAATACTATTTTAAAGCTAAAGATGGACTTAATCATGCTACATTATTTACCATGAGAGCCGAAAGACAAGTTTTTTTTATTGGTGATGATGGTAAAGAAGTAGTAAAAGAAAATTGTATCAGATGTCATATCTATCTATTCGAGCAATCTAAATTAATTTCACAAACAAAAGGCAAGTATCAGGTTCATAATACTGATAGAAAATGTTGGGAATGTCATAGAGAAGTCCCTCATGGTAGAGTTAGTAGTTTATCTAGTGTGCCATATGCAAAAGTTCCTGTACTGGAAAGTCCGGTGCCTGAATGGTTAAAACAATTAATAAAAAAATAA